One part of the Bradyrhizobium sp. CB1650 genome encodes these proteins:
- a CDS encoding TAXI family TRAP transporter solute-binding subunit, which produces MKLKFFGVAAALALAAPAPSAHAQSFINVLTGGTSGVYYPLGVAIGKIYGDKIPNVKTQVQATKASVENLILLQQGRGELAFTLGDSLKAAWEGDEEAGFKNKLDKLRTIGAIYPNYIQIVATADSGIKTLADLKGKSLSVGAPKSGTELNSRAILAAAGMSYKDLGKVEYLPFAESVDLMKNRQLNATLQSAGLGVASLKDLSTSSPITVVAVPKETVDKIGPPFISAIIPANTYTGQDKDVPTAAVVNYLVTSSAVSDDLAYQMTKLVYESLPELANAHAAGKEIKLETAASGSPVPLHPGATRYYKEKGLIK; this is translated from the coding sequence ATGAAATTGAAGTTTTTCGGCGTGGCCGCGGCTCTTGCTCTGGCGGCGCCGGCACCTAGCGCGCATGCGCAGTCGTTCATCAACGTCCTGACCGGCGGCACCTCCGGCGTCTATTATCCGCTCGGGGTCGCAATCGGGAAGATCTACGGCGACAAGATTCCGAACGTGAAGACGCAGGTGCAGGCCACCAAGGCGTCGGTCGAAAACCTGATCCTGCTGCAGCAGGGCCGCGGCGAACTGGCGTTCACGCTGGGTGACTCGCTCAAGGCCGCCTGGGAGGGCGACGAGGAAGCCGGGTTCAAGAACAAGCTCGACAAGCTGCGCACCATCGGCGCGATCTATCCGAACTACATCCAGATCGTCGCCACCGCCGATTCCGGCATCAAGACGCTGGCGGACCTCAAGGGCAAGAGCCTGTCGGTCGGCGCGCCGAAATCCGGAACCGAGCTCAATTCGCGCGCGATCCTCGCCGCCGCCGGCATGAGCTACAAGGATCTCGGCAAGGTGGAGTATCTGCCCTTCGCCGAATCCGTCGACCTCATGAAGAACCGGCAGCTCAATGCGACGCTGCAATCGGCCGGTCTCGGCGTCGCCTCGCTGAAGGATCTCTCGACTTCGAGTCCGATCACGGTGGTGGCGGTACCGAAGGAGACCGTCGACAAGATCGGCCCGCCCTTCATCTCGGCGATCATTCCCGCCAACACCTATACCGGCCAGGACAAGGACGTGCCGACCGCGGCCGTGGTCAACTATCTCGTGACCAGTTCGGCGGTGTCGGATGATCTCGCCTATCAGATGACCAAGCTGGTCTATGAGTCGCTGCCGGAACTCGCCAACGCGCATGCCGCGGGCAAGGAGATCAAGCTTGAGACGGCCGCCAGCGGCAGCCCGGTTCCGCTGCACCCCGGCGCGACCCGCTACTACAAGGAAAAGGGGCTGATCAAGTAA